A window of Candidatus Parvarchaeota archaeon contains these coding sequences:
- the pfdA gene encoding prefoldin subunit alpha produces MSEAELNKLVYEAQVYRQQGQQLQEQIAQVAASVNEALSALDALKALKEKPEVSMVPLGSGVYVKGGKINAQMVLVGVGANILMEKPIDEAIETLEKRIDSSKQLSAQLDKALIEINSRLEKVDTKARRIIEDEGGADVRASKE; encoded by the coding sequence AAGCCCAAGTCTACAGGCAGCAAGGCCAGCAGCTGCAGGAGCAAATTGCCCAGGTAGCTGCAAGCGTAAACGAGGCGCTTTCGGCCCTTGACGCCCTCAAGGCGCTTAAGGAAAAGCCCGAAGTTTCCATGGTCCCGCTTGGAAGCGGCGTCTATGTGAAAGGCGGGAAGATTAACGCCCAGATGGTTCTTGTTGGCGTGGGCGCCAACATACTTATGGAAAAGCCTATTGACGAGGCCATTGAAACCCTGGAAAAGCGCATAGATTCAAGCAAGCAGCTTTCGGCGCAGCTTGACAAAGCACTCATTGAAATAAATTCCCGCCTTGAAAAAGTGGACACAAAAGCAAGAAGAATAATTGAGGACGAAGGTGGGGCGGATGTTCGGGCTTCTAAAGAATAA